TGCTGGATAATCATTTCTACAATCGTAAAAAAATTTATCCAGTTCAGTTAATTCAATATAATACAATTTTCTATTCTTAAAAACTATCAATTCCTTTTTCTTCACTAGTTGCTATGACAAATATATAACTATGAAGATTTGATTATATAACTGGTTTGCTTGCATCTTTTCATCAATCGGATTATCTAAATCTCCACTTGAAAACGCGATGTTTCCAAAGGCTTGGCCGCAAACGCAATATCGCGTTCTTTCAAAATGCGGTTCACATAATCAAGGCTCTCTTGACTTTCGCTGGCGGGTACAACCGTAAATTCATGCTTGTATTTGTTTATAAAGTAGCGAGCTTCATTAGCACGTAAACCAGCAAGCGCTTCTGCTGCAAGCGAAGACTCTAAACCAATCGTTGACACATTGATGGCGCAGAAATGTGTGTAAAGTAAACTTGACAAAGGATCTGGTTTTAATTACATTATGTATAGTTTAATTTACATTTTGGGAATGATTCCCTTAGTGAGGAGGTCAATATGTCCTATCAAGAAAAAAAAATTTTTGTTTCCATCATCAGCAGTTTACTCATCTTCACCCTCTACACTTTATACGCTGTAAACAAGGCCGAGGAAGGCAGCATCACTTCGGCCAGCGACTTCAGTTTTTGGGGTTCCTTCATTCTGGTGCTGCTCCCGGTGTCGATTGTAGCTAAGATTATTATTCATGTTGTGTTTGTCATCATCAATAAAATCGCCACGAATGAAGATGGGCCTTCTTTTGAAGATGAGTTGGATAAGATCATCGAGTTGAAGGCAGACCGGATTTCGCTTTATGTGTTTTTCTTCGGGTTTATATTATCCATGATTCCGCTCGTTACGGATCTTCCAACTTACTTAACGTTTCTTGTATTGATCTTCTTCGGTTTTCTATCCGATCTACTGGGACGTATCGCTCAATTCTACTTTTATAGAAAGGGAGTTTAACATGGGAAAGGATGCGATCAGCAATCATATACGGAATCTTCGCTTTCATCATAACGAGATGACCCAGCAGCAATTAGCTGATAAGGCCGGGGTCACCAGACAAACGATTGTTGCTATCGAAAAGGGGAATTATTCACCTTCATTGGAGCTGGCTTTTCGCATCGCGCGTGTCTTCGAAAAGTCCATCGAAGAGGTCTTTCAATATGATGATAAGGGCAGGTAAGGATGAGGAGGCTCATGGATGGGGAGGAAGAATACAAATTCAGGCAGAAGGTCTGCAGTAATTACCGGGGTGTTATTATTAGCCGGGTTGGTTACAGGTATATTTAGTGTTGTTCCAGTTATAGATGGAGCAGACTACCTTGTTCAGGCTTCTACAAATGGAAATCAGGTACTGATAGGAGCGTTTTCCCAGTTGTTAATGGTTGTTGCATATGTGGGTATTCCTATTGCGATGTATCCGATTCTAAGTAAGCATAATAAAGGTTTAGCTCTTGGATCTGCTGCTTTCGGCATCATTGCGGGTGTGTTCATTATTATTGGTGTAATCATTCTTCTGTTGCTATTGACATTAAGCCACGAATTTGCAAAATCTGGAACTCTAGATGACTCGTATTTTCAGACCTTGGGTGGATTGTTACGGGAAGGACGTGATTTGGTGAATCATGTGGCCACGACACTGACATCTGTTTTGGCGATGTTCTTATTTAACTGCATATTTTACCAAGCAAAATTCGTCCCACGCTGGTTGTCCGTTTCGGGTCTTATTGGATCTATATTGTCCATATTGGCGAGCTTATTATTTATGATTCGCTTCATCGGTCTCGATGCAGCTTACATGACGTTGAACGTTCCAATAGCCTCTCAACAATTGGTCTTGGCTATATGGCTAATCCTTAACGGATTCAACCGGGCGGATGCTCTAGAAAAGAAGGTGTAACGGAAATGAATACATCAGAACGTTTCTGGGACAAAACAGCAAGTCAATATGATCAAATCGAGATGAAGGATGAACAGACTTACATCAATATAATAAAAAGAACGAAAACGCATCTCAAAATAAGCAGCATTGTTTTGGATTTCGGCTGTGGCACTGGGTTGATAGCAAATAAAATTGCCGAATATGTGAAAGGGATTCATGCGATTGATATATCTTCGAATATGATCGCAATTGCAGAAAAAAAGGCAAAAGAGCGAAACATCGCAAATATAAACTATGCCCATGCGACCATTTTTGATGAAAGGTATAAGAGAGGCTCATTTGATGCCATCTTGGCCTTCCACGTTCTGCATTTGCTGGAAGATGAACATATCGTTCTGCAACGAATGAATGAACTGTTGAAACCGGGAGGATTATTGATTTCTGCAATACCATGCATGGGAGAAAAGAAATTTCTAAGCAGCTTGTTATTCATTGCAGGTAGAATTGGTCTAACGCCGAATATAAGGTCATTTAAAATACGAAATTTAATCGATACAATTGAGAAAGGGAGTTTTTCAATTGTCGAATCGGATTGCTTGAAGAAAAGCTCTCAGGAATATTTCATTGTTGCTAGGAAGATTTGATATGTTACGAAAGAGCCGTTTCACCAAATGTTTCGCCGTCACTTATGGTATGGTTCTCCGTATCATCTATAAGGCGAAAAATAAGGACACCCTTCTCCAGCACCGATATCCAGGTAATTACCATTTCCCCCATGTCCATGAACTGAATACCATGAATATGACCGCCCATCAAATAGGTATATTTGCGTACGAGCATGAACTTGATTGACTGGTCGTATTAACTTTTGAACACAAAAAGACCGCAGGTTGTATCTGCGGTCTGATTCACTATTCAGTTCGTAAAAGTTTCGTTGGCCAAATCCGTACGTTCGAAAATCAACCCCACAACTTGACTATACAAATCTCCCTTAGATCCAACAATGTAGAGACAATAAGTCTTGCTGGGAAGCAAGTTCTCGTAGATGTGAATATCGGCTCTCTGTGAGGCGGTTTCGATTTCGATTATCCCCTGTTGGATCGCGTTAACTCCTGCTCCATCCTTGCCGGATTGTACCTGTTCAACACTTGGGAAAACAGAGGGAAACTCGGTAAGCACGTAATATAGCCTATTATATTCACCCGTGTAAACACCTGCATGGATCGTGTCGCTAATGTCTCCCTGCGTTCTTATTGTCTCAAATTCATCAAAAGTAATCGTAGGACCATTTTGCTGCTCAGCCAACGTCTGAAAAGATACTTTAGAGATGGTAGATGTCTTATTGTTGGCAAATTCATAAGCATACAATATGTATGAGGTGCCAGGTAACAATCCCTGCAGATTCAAATCCCCCTTAGTTCCATCCAAATCAACCGAACCATGGACAACAGCATTCGTCCCTAATTTAATCTCATCCAAGTTTGGAGCCCCCATATCGGACAGCAGCACGGAGTAATACACGGAGCCAGTGACCGATCCCGTGATTGGAAAGGAGGCTGATGTTTGTGTGATCTCCGCGTTCGAAACATGGATGGTCAGTGTTACATCAGGTGTCGGCGTTGATGGTACCGATGGTGTAGATGGCGATGGTGAGAACGTTGATGGAGTAGATGCAGGTACTTGCGGTGCCACCGGAGGCTCCGTTAATTTAACCGGTATTGGTTTATTACTATCATTCTTAATTTCATTACCAAAAGATGTCTTCAAACCGCTTACTACGATAATCGGTGTTTTGGATGAATCCAATTTATACCCTTGGTGCAGCTTAATAATGATTGTCTTTTTATCCTCAGACAACTCATAGCTATCCAGCTTCGGATCCAGAGGCACACCGTTCACCAGAATCTTGGACAGATCAATGGAACTCGGATCAATTCCAGCCGTCATCGTCAACTCTAGCTTGTTCCCCGCTGCAAAGTTCGTACCAGACACCTCAAGTGGTTGAGCAGCTTCAAACGTTTTTGCGCTTTCAAAAGAACTGGTAGCTAGTAACTCTCGGCTCGCTCCTGCTGTACCGCCGAATGTGCCGTCCGGAGCATTCTGTAACAGCCCTAACTGGAGTGACATCTGAACATAGCCTTGTGCCCAATCAGAGACTGTCTGATCTCCACTCCCTGGAGTTGACTGTGCTTGTCCATCTCTACCTAATCCTCGAATGAGAAATGCCGCTAATTGCTCTTTTGTTACTTGACCTGCAGGGTTAAATTGCCCGCCGCCTACACCGTCGGTTATTCCCGCTGCCCTTACAGCTTCAATATAAGGTAACGCATAACCATTCGCTAAATCATCTGATCTCACATCAGAGAAAGATGACTGTTGTTGATTGGGATTCACTGGCAAATTAAAAATAAGTGCCGCTACCTTCGCAAATTGCGCTCGATTCATTTCTTCTTGTAGCCCAAAATTCGTTGACGATACTCCGTTAATGATACCTGCTTGAATCAAAGCATCGATCTTCGCCCTCTTCGCCCCATCCAAGCCCTGTAGATCGATGAAATCAGCCGAAGTGTTTGCTGCAAAGACACTGCCTCCCATGGATACGGTAGAGGTCAAACCAATCGTCAGTGCCGTGAACCAAATGAATAACTTTTTGTTCATCTTCGATCTTCCTTCCTAATCAAAATTTCCTTACTCCATTCAACAAAAATGGACATTTAATGCCCACGAATAACTATTTTCTGACACCATACCCTATATTTTAATTTTAAAATAATTGCTATTTGTATCCTAGTGACTGGTGTCATGAATTTTGTCATATGACAATTAAAAAAATTGTTAACTTCATATAGCAACACAAAAGCCAGCCCTATCCGCGTTTGCGTTCGGCTGGCTTTTGTATTTTTTAGACCACCAAAAATTTAGAAGCTCAAAAAGAAAAAATACAATGCGAATGCCCCTGACCGGATATCAAAAATCGATTACGAGCTCGGAGAGACGAATGCCGAAGATGCAATCGTTACGGACTTCGACTAACATAAGTAACCGAATGGTCTAACCAGCCTGTTACATTCTGTGTACGAGTAAGGGAATTTCGCCCTGTTGCTTTAATATAGACCGTAAACGCTGTACCGGGCATCATAGGCTATTTTGATCATTCCGCCAGATCTCCAGTTTAACTGTAGTCTAGATCCATGCTTTCCTTATTCTTGTTCTACAACAATGTCTGCGCAGCGAATAATGAGTTCAGGCATCCCTTCCCCCGAAAACAGGATATGGACTTCATAGCCGCAATCCGTACGATACAGCTCATTATAAATCCAGTAGCTGCCCAATATGTGCTCGTCTTGTCTGATGATTTCGTCGACTGCATCAAATAGTAACCTTATTACTGTTCGTAAATCCGCCTTGCGTGTCTAGTCTCATGACAATCTGCTTGCCAGACGTAAGCTCCGTCACTCTGCAATCGTGAAAACGGAATCGGCTGCGGATATGTTCGGGAATGTTCTCCGCTTGTTGTGCCTGCCCATATTCATCCATGACCAGCATCATGCGCTTTTTATTTTCTTTGCTCAGTTGCTTCAGCTCGCGCAATACCTCTCTCGTACAGTAACCCAGCGCAAATACCCGCATATCCGCAATGCGTGAGGACAGCTCGTCCGGAAGTTTATGAAATGCTTCCTTATATCCCCATTCTTGAATCTCGCTGAATTCTTCCTTACATTTCACTTCGTCAAAAGGAGGCCGGGCATCGTAAGCGGCAATTAATTGTTGTATTCGATCCCTTTCTTCAGAAGACATGTGATAGACCATTGTATCCTCTTCACTGATCTCATTCCCGTCCAAAGACCATTTATCAAGAGCCACCAGTTGTACGCCATCCTGCTCCAGCATAAACCGGGGATCGACGTCGTAAATCCTGCGCCTCTGACTAACAAATTCCTCTTCCTTCCTTTTGTAGAGCCGCAAATAAAGTGCTTCGTCACGTACATAGGCGCTCTTGTGCACCCTCATGCCCCTGAAGGGGTGCGTTAATACCAGCTATCCCTTGAAGGGATTCTCATATTCCACTCATTTACTTGTTTGTGTGCCTTGTTTTCATTCTAAATCGCATGATATCATGGGTAAAATTCATATTTTTAACAGTGGAGATGAGTAAATTCTTCTGACAATAGCTCGTTTCGAAGTACTCTTCAAAGTGATCGATCTGGGCAGCTTTACAAAAGCGCGTCTGAACAGCTAACATGACACAATTCGCCATAATCCATGCGATTGCCTCGTTAGAGTCGGAATGGTGCGCCAAGCTTTTGATCCACGACTGGAAAAAGGATTGATTGTGACCGAGATCGAGCAGAAGACATTATTTCATATGCGAGAAATCATAAAAAGAATGAAAATAGATTTTTAGATAAAATAAAAATTTCGAGAACTTTTAATTTTTTTAAATAGCTGTTAAGAGAACGGCTCCCTGTGGCATCTCATCTAGTGGAAGGCTGATATTTATTGAGCATGTAGGTCGACCGGATGACGTTATGCAGTGCCACACCACCGGGCTGGGAACTCTGCGGAACGACTTACGGTATAGAAGTGTCGCGGTCAGGAGGGGAAGCGTTATGGGTCGTTCGGAGTTAGTTGGGGTACCGAGTGCAATACGGGAGGATCAGGAAAACAAACGTGACAAGGAATTGGCTGAGCGGGCGAAAATGGGCGATACCGAGGCGTTCGGCGAGCTGATTCAGACGCACCGAGACCGGGCGAAGCGATGGGCGGAACGGATGACGCAAGATTCGCATATGGCTGACGATATCGTGCAGGATGCGCTTGTCCGCGCATTTTTGCATGTGGGAACTCTCGCGGATACAAGCCGTTTCCTGCCGTGGTTTCACAGGATCGTGCAAAATCAGGCAAATATGCGGCTGCGTCGGGGAGGCCCCTACAAGCGGGAGCAGCCTATCGGCGGGTGGCAGGAGAACGAATACGGCGGAGTGGACCGCATCCAATGGGATAACCTTGACAGCCTGCTTCGCCACCTAACCCGGATGAGCGCAATGTCGGCGGCACAGAAGACGGACCCCGCAGAGCAATTGCTGCGTAAGGAGCTGTTCGAGACGATCCATGTGTTACTGCGCTCTCTGAATCGCAGGGAAAGAGGTATCTTCGAGTCTTATTTTTTCCGGCAACTGTCCCCCGACGAGATCGCACAGATGTACCATACGACTACCGGCTCCGTACATACGTATCTGCACCGTTCCCGGCGTAAGCTCCGTCAGGCTCATGTCCGGGTTATGCTCGGCCTTCCTCCAGAGAAGGGAGGAGTGGATATGAATCAAGCGCATATTGTGAAGCTGGCGGAGTGGCCTCAGACTTCCTCGACGCTAACGACGTTCGTAGACCGGATCGGGCATATGCTGGCATCGATTGGTGATCAGCGGGGTACGCAGGAGCTGATGGGCGAGTCCGGATTTGCTTTCCGGATGAAAATCTCCAATAAAACGACATTTGCGGACGGGATTTATGTTTTCGACTGGCGGCAGACACTGAAGACGATTATGAAAGAGTTGGGGTATGAGATCAGCATCCTCTGCGGACAGCTATCGGAAAAGCCTGTGCCGCTGCTTGCCGCTTCGGAGCGTTTTCCAGTTGTGCTCCCGATCGAGGAAGCGATTCTGCCGTTTATTCGCAGGTATATTAACATGGGTAAACCAGTGCTGTATTTCGACACGATGGCGTCTTCGCCTCATGTTCACGAATGGTCACTCATCTACGGCTATGACGATGCTAAGCGGGAGGTTTACGTTACCGACCTAATGCTGCCGGAAGGGAAAACGCTTAATTATGATGATTTGGCAGAAAATCCGTTACGGTTTCTGGCAGGAATCGACGGGAAAACAGAAAAATCCGTCTCAGGTAAACGATCTGCCGAGGATCGTGCGATTGAAGCGATACGGTTCGCGATCCACTATGGGCGAAAAGGGTGCAACTACTGGCCGATGACGGATTATTTGTCATATACATCAGGGTTAAGGGCTTATGATCGGTGGATCAAGTACATGACGGACTCCGGCATCCTGCCGAACAGATATGGCATGGGGCAGCTGGCAGCGGTGTATTCGGAAGCCAAGAAATATGCGGCGCTGTACCTTAAATCAGTCCCGCTCAAGGGTGAGGCAATGCGCCTTGTGCTGTTGGCATCGGAGGCGTATGTACAAACTTCGGAGGAATTGGAGCGTGTAAGCACGCTTGTGCCGTTTATCCGCAGCTCATCCCTGCTCACAACGGAAGTCCGGACGGAATGTGCTTCACTGCTGCTGCAGGCCAAAGAGTTCGAAGCAGCCGCAATCGGTTATTTGGAGAATGCCATGAGCTTAATATTCGGGAGGGAACAAAGATGAGCCACATTCAATTAAAATTATTGACCCAGCTTGAGCATATCGGAGAAATCATGGATTCGAAGGCGTCGTTCGAAGCCGCCAATCCCGGCGTCGAAATCGTCCTTATTCAATCGGCTGACAATTATGAGTCGTTGCAGGCATTCCGGTCGGAAGAGCCGGATTTAATGGATAGCGGGGGCTGGTCGCTGTTCAACCAGAAGGGTCTCTTTATAGATCTGCTTCCGTTTGTGAGAGCGACACCGGGGCTGGAAGAGGATTTGAATCCCGGCATTATGAGGGTGGCAACGAAGGATGGGACGCTTCCAGGCCTTCCTGACGGCGTATCTATTCCGTTGATTCTGTACAAAAAAGCGATGCTGGACGCGTCCGGACTGCCGTACCCGACTGATGACTGGACATGGGCCGAGATGATAGAGATGGCCCGTAAGCTGACGATCCGAGACAAGAATGGTGTGGCGACTCAATTTGGTTTTGCGACAGGACCGGATATCGAGCTTTATGAGCCATTTATAATGCGCAACGGTGGAAGTTATTTATCTCCAGACGGGTCGACTGCCCACGGATATATCGACAGCGATGCGACGGTCGAAGCATTCCAACTCGTAATTGACATGTACCGTGAATTTCATGCGTGCCGCAAGCCTGAGGAACCGTCCAAAGCAGGCGAGCTGCATCAAGGCTTTGCGTTGATCAGTGCGTTTACGTGGTTTGCCGGTGCGGTTGAAGTTGAGGGTATCGGGGAAGAGTTCGACGTAGTCGGATTGCCGCAGATGCCCGGAGGCGTGCAGGCGAATATGGTCTATATGGGGGCGACCGGGATCACGACGAAGTGCGAGCATCCTGAACTGGCCTGGGCGTTTCTCAAGCACCATGTGTTCGAGCGACCGGAGCGTTTCAGCCGTCCCTGGACGCTGCCGATTACCCGATCGGTTGCAGAACAGTGCGGGATGACCTCCCGTCGACTCTGGTCCCGATATATACAAGAAATGGATGTCGTCCTCCCAAACGGATACTATTTGAACGAAAAGTGGAATTCGTCGAGACAGCTGATTAACGAGGATATCGTAAAAATGATCGTCGATGGCGCCGACGTGCGCCAGACGCTGAAGTCATGGACGCGGTTTGCGTAATCATTCTATAGCGTATGGATAAAAGCCTCGCCCCAGTATCGTGGAATGCGATCGATTGCTGGCGGCGGGGCTTTTTGGCATCGACTGCAGCCTATTCCCTTCATAAGGAGTGGTTCTACATAGAACTTCTCTTTTATTCAACTATCGTGTCCCGTTAGCGTAATACCTACATTTCCGTTCGAGCAAATGCCCATAAAAAAAGAAAAAGGACGCCCACAACCTTGAGGGCGTTCTCCTTTGATTCCGGCGTTCTGACAAAGTATGTTCAGCATAAACACCTCGTTCGGCACATCGAATTGCTATAGTTCAAAGCCGTGTGGTCTCGCTTGTTCGAAACCGAATTTTAGGTAGTACGACGGATGCCCGATGAGAAACACATGCGTGCCGCATGAAGTAACAAGTTATTTTTTCTTCACTGGAATCCAAATCTCCCCAGTAACATACTCTGCCGTTCCATAATACATCTCGAAACTTGGGCCTTCAACCTGTTCGTATTCCGATGTCGGAAACCATTCGGAATAAATCCGTCCCCATAACTTAATTAAATCACATTGTGGTTCCGGGAAAATCGCCCACGTTAGTGCCGGGACAGAAAGTCTTGTAAATCTCTCCGGAATTTCAAGCCCTTTTGGCAAAAAATAACTCACCATGTATTTAAAAGATGTTCCAGTATGATCATATAAGGCAGCGTGCAAGATGGTGTTACTAAAGCGTCCCAGTAATCCATTCATCCCTTCAACACTGCCATCTACATCACATTGTTGACGGAATTGAGCAACTTCAGCATATACTTTTTGGGGATCGGAATTGACCAGGCCATAAGCTCCAAACATCTCAAAAGGCCCTTTTGATTCGATGCGATAATTCATTTCGATATCTCCTTTAATTGAAATATGAAAGGACATTCGAGGATAGGCTTTTAGAGAAACGCCTTTATCGCGCGCAGATATCGGCATGATCCCATGAAGATTCTTAAACGCCCGTGCAAACGCTTCTGGCGAATCATATCCATATTTCATAGCTACATCAATAACCTTTGCATCTGTTGTTTGTAGATCAAATGCTGCCAATGTCAACCGTCGACGCCGAATGTACTCAGATAACGATACTCCAGTAATAAACGGAAACATTCGTTGAAAATGGTAAGTAGAGCAACAGGCTCTCTGCGCTATTTCATCATATACGATATTGTCCGCTAGGTTTGTTTCGATATATTCCATGGCGCTATTCATCCTGTCCAACCAATCCATCGTTTTCCCTCCTTTCTAGATAAATTTTATGATAGATACAAAATGAATACCTTGCATTTTCTGCACGAAAAAATCAGCATGTCGAAGATAATATAATTCTCCCTCTATTGGTATGTTCATCGCAGAAAAAAATTATTATTTCGCTATGATTGCTCTATAAAACATCAATTGGCTACATCACCTGAAGTCGATCTCAACAAATCCAACGATGGTTATATTTTTTTCCATAATTTCTTCAGCTATCAAATCAACGGCATTCGTATAACGATATACATCAAAATATTGTTCCTCGTGTCTGGAACTGATTGTTTTCACCTCATCTTCTTGTCATAACCAAGGTTGAACCAATGAAACAAAAGGACTTGCTTCACTCCATAATAAACAAGATCAACGTAAACGTTGGAGACAATCCCGACCAGAGAAGCGTCAATGACACTGAACTGTACTTTGACGCTTCAATTAACGGCGACTTTGTGCTTACTTATGATACGGTTCACCTTATCAATCTAAAGGCGAAAATAGGGCACCTAAAAAAAGGTACCCTGATTTCATTCTCTTCAAATATATCCATAGGTTTTAAAATGGACTCATGCCAACCGTATTTAATTTTTCTCCTTCAATGGAAATCCCCATTTGTGTCGTAATTTTACGATAATAACCAACGCGGCTATTGATACGACGGTCAGTTTCGGCTAGGTTACCTTCAAGGATACCGTTAATGATCATAATGGTAATACCAAAGCCCGCCTGTGTTAATCCTTTAGAAATCTCCGATTCAGAAGGCGTCCAGTTGCCAACCACCACATCATGAGCGGAAGGCTTGGGAGGCTGTGGTGTCATCCAGAACAGGATCGCCGTCATAAAGCCTAACTTGCCATCGTTCACAATAAGCTCAGGCTGCTGAAGCAGCTTGTCCTTGGAGCCGTAAATAATTCCACTAATCAATCCGTAATTGTAGTTCCAGCTCAACTGTATCGGTCCACGTCCATGATAGGATTTACCCGCAACTGGCGGAAAATAGTCATGTGCTTCAACATAATTGACAGTTGTGGTGTTAATGTAGGATATTTCCTCATTCCAATACAAACCCCAGACATGCGGACTTCTTGCGAATCTTGAAATAACTATACCCGTTTCGTGCGAAATATTGGCGAGAAAGGCTGCCAGCTCGCGCTTTCGCTTCAATTCAGACCCTTCTTTTATAAAGGAACCAAAATCAACCGTTTTCGATATAATAGGAACCGTCCTATTCGAGGAGGTGCTAAAGTTGGCATTTTGGTAGATGAGCGTTTCTGTCTTTGTTTTTTTATCGAATCGGAATACGCGACTGTTCTTAGTATCGTCCTGTCTATATTCCAGCTTATATTTGATATTAGCTACATCTGTAATGGCAGCAATCAAGTTGTTATATGAATAATAGTCGGTTTGATCTATATTGTAATTTGGTAGGTTAGCAGAAATCTTGTGCCATTCCTTCGTGCCAATACGGCAAGGGAATAATTGTTCATATTCATCTTGTGGCAGTGCACTTTGTACGGCAGCAACGGCATTGTCCGGTGAAAATTGCGGATCTATTCCCCCCCACAAGGATGTGACTTGGGAATCGGTAAGAACACGGCTTTCGCCAACAATTAAATCATCTAAAGCTCCCGATTTCACTTCTCTTTTCCCTCCAATTCTAAAAACACAACTATAATTACAATTATAGTGAGCGCTAAGATTGCCTTCTATATGAGTAATCAACTATTTTGATAGGCAAATCCCTTATCTTCAGATCGAACTATTATATTCTCGCTTAAGCATTGTTCATACATGGATTGCATCCCCTCCCTACACCTTGTAGGTGATAGAGTCGGCTTCAAAATTATAATATAATTGTAATATAGACTAATGATTGTAGGTAAAACCATAAAAGTCCCATTGAAGCACGGTATAGCAAGCTACTTAGATTTAATAATGACAAGGGAAACCCAATTACGTTTCTTTGAGGGTGAATTCAAAATGAGCTTTATGGATGCTTTGGAGAAATTAATAGCGGAGCAGGAGCGAGAACGTGACCGGCTTCGAGCCAATCAAATCACCGTACGGGTCGACTATAAGAAAAAGAGCAAACACAACGTTTATCAAAAGGAAAAAGTCATCGAATATGGCTTTGTAGAACGCGATTTGGATGATGAGAATTTATATGGGAGGTTTGAACTCTATTTCGCCGATCGCGACACTCTTCTCCGGAAAAATCGGTTTGGAAATGAAATTGCTTTTGGTGAGCTTACAGATGAACATGCAGTTGCAACGGCAATCTTCACTTACTTAGCAGAGTATTATTCTCATTTTTTAGAGGAAACTCCCTTCGCTATCAGCTATAACCCTATTGCAGAAGCTTGGATTATCGAAGGAACTCTTCCTCCGGGATGTTTTGGCGGGGTCATTTACATTGCTCTTGCAGAAGAAAATGGAGAGCTTCTTATGATGTTTGGAACGAGATAAATCACAAAAGAAATGAACAGATTTCAATATTCTCCCCCTCTAAACCACCTTTGCAACAATCTTTCCCTCAGGTGGCCCCACTCGCCCTTGTCTCAAAGGGGCTATCCCATTTTCGGATTTACGAACTGAGAGCGTCCCTTCACTACCCCATCATGATGTCCACCTATACTTCCAGTGATATTCTTATCCCCCTCATTTTATCGAGATTGATTAGCCGAGGCCGCTAATTGGAACCTCTCTGTACTGAATCCCTGCTACCCCGGATTTCCCATGATGAACAGCTGTCTTCATCATATCAAACCTCCTTACGATTGTGTGCCTTGTTTTCATTCTAAATCGCATGAAAATGGATGTCGTCCTCCCGAACGGATACTATTTGAACGAAAATTAGAATTCGTCGAGACAGCTGATTAACGAGGATATCGTGAAATGCGATCGATTGCTGGCGGAATTTCTACACCATTCTCCGCATTTTCCTGCAATAAAATTTCGCCGTTATTTATGATACGGCTCACCCCGATTGATCTTCACCGCTCATACC
The window above is part of the Paenibacillus lutimineralis genome. Proteins encoded here:
- a CDS encoding AraC family transcriptional regulator, with amino-acid sequence MDWLDRMNSAMEYIETNLADNIVYDEIAQRACCSTYHFQRMFPFITGVSLSEYIRRRRLTLAAFDLQTTDAKVIDVAMKYGYDSPEAFARAFKNLHGIMPISARDKGVSLKAYPRMSFHISIKGDIEMNYRIESKGPFEMFGAYGLVNSDPQKVYAEVAQFRQQCDVDGSVEGMNGLLGRFSNTILHAALYDHTGTSFKYMVSYFLPKGLEIPERFTRLSVPALTWAIFPEPQCDLIKLWGRIYSEWFPTSEYEQVEGPSFEMYYGTAEYVTGEIWIPVKKK
- a CDS encoding chitinase, which encodes MKSGALDDLIVGESRVLTDSQVTSLWGGIDPQFSPDNAVAAVQSALPQDEYEQLFPCRIGTKEWHKISANLPNYNIDQTDYYSYNNLIAAITDVANIKYKLEYRQDDTKNSRVFRFDKKTKTETLIYQNANFSTSSNRTVPIISKTVDFGSFIKEGSELKRKRELAAFLANISHETGIVISRFARSPHVWGLYWNEEISYINTTTVNYVEAHDYFPPVAGKSYHGRGPIQLSWNYNYGLISGIIYGSKDKLLQQPELIVNDGKLGFMTAILFWMTPQPPKPSAHDVVVGNWTPSESEISKGLTQAGFGITIMIINGILEGNLAETDRRINSRVGYYRKITTQMGISIEGEKLNTVGMSPF
- a CDS encoding NTF2 fold immunity protein; the encoded protein is MIVGKTIKVPLKHGIASYLDLIMTRETQLRFFEGEFKMSFMDALEKLIAEQERERDRLRANQITVRVDYKKKSKHNVYQKEKVIEYGFVERDLDDENLYGRFELYFADRDTLLRKNRFGNEIAFGELTDEHAVATAIFTYLAEYYSHFLEETPFAISYNPIAEAWIIEGTLPPGCFGGVIYIALAEENGELLMMFGTR